The Coregonus clupeaformis isolate EN_2021a chromosome 35, ASM2061545v1, whole genome shotgun sequence genome includes the window GTACAACTGTGAGtgagtgtcattccagtttatGTAATCTGTGGTGTTATGCCATTACGTTGTAAATATGACTATGGCCAGTGCCTTGTGAAAGACTCACATATGGCCTTATGTCAATTGAGAACTGTTGTCTACCTCAGTTGTCAGTTTTCTCCTCAGCGAGTCCCAGCAGTTCCagggctagcacacctgattcaacttgtcaattaccacaataataacacctatggaattcaAACAATATAATATGGCTAACCAAAATAAAAACCTGTATGGTTCTTCAAACGGTACTACAAAGAACATTTAAGATTGATgaaggttctttatagaaccattctccataaaggttctataaagaaccataaaaaagGGCTCTGTATAGCCCCAAAAAGGGATCCGCTATGGTGGTTACAAGCCAAAGAACCCTATTTGGCACTATATAGAACCATTTAGTTTTTGTGTTTACATGAAGATCTATGGCATGGTTTGAAACATACTATCGATATCATGTTTACTGTAACCCCTACTGGAGGAGGCTTGTGGTCAACTGTTTTGCAGCCGaacaatgatgatgatggtgattccTGTCGAGGTATGACATCATCAGCCGTCTGCCAAGACAATAAAGGTGGTTCATTTAACTCATTAAGCCGGTGACTAGGAATGTTTGTTGTGGAGAAGCAGGCTCCATAAAACATCAATGGAGGCAATTACGCAGTCTTTTGGTGAGGACCACACTAGCCACCTACCACAATGTAATTCACCTCCAATTAAGCTCTAGTGGGCTTGTAAAGTGACATTAACGTAGTCTTGAGTGGTGAAACTGTGCTGAACTTGCTTGGTTGAGTAAGCTTCctttctctgtgtatgtgtgtgtgtgtgtgtgtgtttgtgtgtgtcgagACATTGCATTAACACGGCTTCCTTCTGTTTCGACGAGGTGCGGAAAATGAGGTCATCGAGGAGACCAAGCCGATACAGAAGCATCAGAAGAACTACTCCCAACAGCACGGCTATTCAGACCTGAAGAGCTCACAGATACACAGCCGACGCAAGAGGAGCGTCGGTAGGTCtgcaacacaacacaatgccacacatCATGACATTACAACACAGTACAGGATTCACACATACAGGCTATGTTTGATCCAAGGCATGACAATGAATGGATATGATGTTACGTTTTGTTTACTGACTTATAACGAAGACAAGACATCTATCTACCAAACAGTTAACCTAGGATTCATGGGAGATTATCGCTGGTGAGGAAAGGGAGGGGTTACCGGTCTAGGGGAGCCTATGATTGGCTGTGGCGTGTAGATCTAAGACACATGTCGGGAGGAGAAAAATGTATCCTTAAGTGAGGAAATTCCAGGCATTCAGTATTCATGTCTCAACTCGCCGGGCCTTGACTTATATTACTTGGGAGACACACGGTGCAATATCTGATAGAGGCCTAGAGAGGAGCATAGCGTGTAGCTTGTAGGGATGTGTGACGGACGGGATTCGAACCCGAGTCTTCTATACGACTGCATTAGCCCATTAAGCCAAACTCTTCAGGTACTCATCACACAAGAGGGCTCCGGGCCTTAGTTACAACCTGTAACTATGGGTTCTTCCTGGTTAGGTCATGTACCATACCAAGAGGATGAGTAGTACTGCAGATGTTTTTGGCATCCAaacaatcactcactcactcactttacTTTGTGCACACGCCGCAGCAGCAGCACAATATAATGGTGGAATATTGTACTCAGTACTCTACTCTTTCTGTTGCATACCGCAGGATTCTCAGAGCATCACATCTCAAATGAATGGCTGGTCATGCCTTGCCTGCTGTTTTAATATATGTGCCAGTCACAGgagattggtggcaccttaactggGCAGAACGGCCTTGtgttaatggctggagcggaataaggggaaaggtatcaaatacatcaaacacatggtttccatgtgtttgatgccattccgttTGCTCCGTTCCAGATATAGTTTAAGTATTCATGTCCTTTATCATAAGCCCTACATGCAGACATAAGGCTGTTTGGCCCAGTCTAGCTGCATTAGAGTGGAACAAAGGAGCAGTCTTTCTCTAGAATCTCCACTCACTGAGTTACTACCAAAACTCCTCAGGTCATAAGAAGAATAAAACATCTGTATGTGGATTTGTCATCTTGTCCTCTATGAATCGTCATGGATCAGCCTTTAGTGCTGGTTAGGTTTTGAATGTGGTTAGGAGCTGATCCTGAATCAGTGATCAGTGATGTAGATGACATACTTTAGTGTGCTCAGAGATCTCAGTGTGTGTAGGGGTAAAAGATAAGAATAGCATACATTCTGAGAGTAGTGTATCTTCCAATGGTTAGAAAACCAATGCACTGCTGATTGTCCGAAAGCCGTGGTTTATGAGactgtataccacaggtatgacaaaacatttatttttactgctctaattatgtttgtaaccagtttataatagcaataaggcacctcaggggtttgtggtatatggccaatataccacggctaagggctatatccaggcactccgcgttgcgttgtgcataagaacaatccttagccgtggtatgttggccatataccacaccccctcaggccttattacTTAATTATACTACGTAGTTTAattaaagtctctctctctcttgctctctctctctctctctctcttgctctctctctctctctctctctcttgctctctctctctctctctctctctctctctctctctctctctctctctctctctctctctctctctctctctctctctctctctctctctctctctctctctctctctctctctctctctctctctctctctctctctctctctctctctctctctctctctctctctccctctctttctctctcgctctacagAGGAGGCGGTGCCTGCGGTGTGTAAAACGCGGACGGTGATCTATGAGATCCCGCGCAGCCAGGTGGACCCCACGGCCGCCAACTTCCTGATATGGCCGCCGTGCGTGGAGGTCAAGAGGTGCACGGGATGCTGCAACACCAGCAACATGCGCTGCCACCCCTCGCGCAGGCACCACCGCACTGTTAAGGTGAAAGAGGAACACACgcttcacacacgcacgcatgcacacatacatacacacacacacacgcacacacacacacaatcacaccccacacacacacaataacacacacacacagacacacaatcaccccaagcacacacacacacacacacacaatcaccccaagcacgcacacacacacacacacacacacacacacacacacacacaaactcacacacacacactctttcctcCCATTCACTTGGGTAAGTGTACAGTAAATCATGCATGTTGATTACATACAAAGGGAGGGCTTAGGGCATGTTGTCTTCCTCAacactccttccttccctccctctctctatctctccatccccctctaccAGGCATTTGGCCTTCTCCCAAAATGTATTGTATACTCCCACACTCCCTTTTAGCCCCCActcttccacctctccctccctccctccctccatccctacacCTCCTGGTTGGTGagggtccagggtgtctgtgccaggcagggagagacagagggagggagggagggagggagggagggagggagggagggtagaggactaCAGCTAGGGCAGCAGCTGGAGGGTAGATCAAGGAGCACCAGCAGAGAGCGAGAACGAGGGAGAGGGGaatgagacagaagagagagagagggggggggggggagatgggagagagagagggagggaaagagagagagacagatgggagagagagagaggggagagagagaaggagagagagggggagggaaagagagagagatgagagagagagagagggagggaaatagagagagagatgggagagagagagaggggagagagataaatatggcgacagagacagaaacagacagagagagatagaaatgCAGCAGTGTATGGTAAACAGGTTGTAAAGCCCAGTTGCCATCTGTGTGTCTTGACTGTCCAGCATGTCCCAGGCCGGCAGGCCACTGTCacaactctctgtctgtgttccgTTGTATGTGTTCCTGGaagcaggcagagagggagggagagagagggagggagagagagagagagagtgttgggtGGGGGGGTGGTGTTCTAGCAGTATTTTACGGTAACCAACACTCCTTGTCATGGTAGTCTGAAAAACACCCTGCCTCTGTTTCTCCTCAGAGGAGACACCGCTGACTTCAGTTGAGATGTGTTCCCGGTCTATTTACACTTCAGCTTGTTACTGCTTCTGGtccctgtgtgtttatgtataatGGAAGCAAGCAAAGTACTGTGCGGTGTAGGATGGCTGGGAACGAATAGGGAGAGCATAGGAGCACATTCTGTTCTTGAATATctcttgaatgtgtgtgtgtttgcttatcttgtgtgtgtgtcatgtcagtgtgtgtgtatgtgtcagtgtgtgtatgagagtgtcTATGTACTCTATCCATCGTGCTGATCTTGCCTGGTCACAGGCCGGTGAGACATGGTTATCAGCTGTCAGGCAAACCTCCATTGCTGCACCATGCCAGGGCTTCAGCTTTGGCGATACCGCCACGATAGCCGCTAGCCAGAGTAATAACAAAAATATCATCACCAGTTTCCTGGCACAGCAGTTCTGGCCAGTCAGCTCTCAAAGGGATAGGTGGACATTTTGTGTCAGGACATTGGCTCTGGGGTGCAGTTGCAGAAGTGGTCTAGCGTTTTCCATAGAGGACTAAGCGACTAGGAGGgacaagtaagcatttcactgtaatgtctgcaccggttgtattcggcgcatgtggccaataaaatgtgatttgatttgatttgacaggtgGTCCACTGTGGCTCTCAGTGGGCCTGGCAGGCATGAGTCATGATGACTGAGTGGCCTCCACTGTGGTCTCGCCCTCACCTGGCCTGTCTGcttgcttgtctgtctgtctccttgaCAGCCCACTGTGAGAGTGGTTATGAGGATTGGtgtggagagagagcagaagatGGACAGAGGGTTGGGGATGGGACAGTTTTGTGTCGGCTATTCTCAGAATGCCCTCTCTTGTGGTCGCCCTCCATGTCCCCCTTCTGACCTCCAAAACTCCTTTGGATAAACTACCATTCTTCACACAACACAAGGACGGGCAGGGAGGGGGGAACCCTGGAGCCAGCCGCGGGCGGTTttgtggggaagtttttcagtGTCGGACCAGggagggagctgagagagagagagaggctctatCCCGGTGGGGGAGACTCCAGTCAGCAGACATTCAGGATATTGTGTGTGAGGAACATTGTCTCCTCCTTCCAAGTTCCCCCCGTCTTTAGGAATAGAGCTGAatggtgtcctctctctctgcctctgggTTTATTAGGAGGCAAAAGATTTGCCTGTCTCGCCAGCCCAAGATGTTTTCCTTGTGCTAgactggagggatggagggatgggaaaaGAACGCATTGTGTGTTTCTTTCCACCTTGTGCCGTTATGTATTTCAGTATTGGCGCTAAATGCACTTCATTTATTtttcacttttttatttttatttctcctTCTGTTGCTCTCAGAAAAAGAGCGCGTCTGTGCAGGCCCCTGCTGCTATACAAGCCTGGTTTATTCAGTGGTGAAGTAATCAAAAAGTCAACTTTAAATAGGCTTGGCCTGAGGGAATAGTGGCAGAtctagagtctctctctctctctctctctctctctctctctctctctctctctctctctctctctctctctctctctctctctctctctctctctctctctctctctctctctctctctctctctctctttctttcctgcaCTTTGGTCCATTACTGATAAGCCAGGaatgagagaagaagagaaacagagaggaggggataatgaatgagaaagagagagagagagaagaggtgatgaggaATAAGAGAGAAATTAAAAGACAGAGACCGACTCCTTCCCTCCCTTTAAGTATTAGCATTACCATAACTCTCTCCTTATTTACCCTTCTCCCACGCTCCCCCTCacggtccctccctctctcccttgctccccCTCacggtccctccctctctcccttgctccccCTCacggtccctccctctctcccttgctccccCTCacggtccctccctctctccctcgctccccctcatggtccctccctctctccctcgctccccctcaccgtccctccctctctccctcgctccccctcaccatccctccctctctccctcgctccccctcaccaaagtgaaataaaaaataaatattaacagtaaacattacactcagaagttccaaaagaataaagacatttcaaatgtcatattatgtatatatacagtgttgtaacgatgtgcaaatagttaaagtacaaataggaaaataaataaacataaatatgggttgtatttacaatggtgtttgttcttcactggttgcccttttcttgtggcaacaggtcacaaatcgtgctgctgtgatggcacactgtggtctttcacccagtagataagggagtttataaaaattggttttctaattctttgtggatctctgtaatctga containing:
- the LOC121551784 gene encoding platelet-derived growth factor subunit A-like isoform X2, with the translated sequence MRPVLCYFLLCTSYLLNAVAEEVPQELIERLSHSEIHSISDLQRLLDSEIDSPEGAENEVIEETKPIQKHQKNYSQQHGYSDLKSSQIHSRRKRSVEEAVPAVCKTRTVIYEIPRSQVDPTAANFLIWPPCVEVKRCTGCCNTSNMRCHPSRRHHRTVKVAKVEYVRRKPKLKEVLVRLEDHLECVCMSQHHVTEHSDADTVDIR